Proteins from one Blattabacterium cuenoti genomic window:
- a CDS encoding pyridoxine 5'-phosphate synthase — MVKLSVNLNKIATLRNARGGATPNLLQVAIDVQKFGSHGITIHPRPDERHITYQDVHDIRSVIKTELNIEGNPTDKFMELVLKIKPDQVTLVPDKYNALTSSSGWNTINHYHFLTRKIKKLKNFGIRTSIFLDPNPELVIYAAKTGSDRIELHTGNFSIGYAKKEWSSINPYIQTAKEAVKNGMLINAGHDLNLDNISFLIEKIPYLSEVSVGHALISESLYMGLENTIQSYLKRIHRIDMNESGIKNKVIKNDTTF; from the coding sequence ATGGTAAAATTAAGTGTCAATTTAAATAAAATTGCTACATTAAGAAATGCAAGAGGAGGGGCCACTCCAAATCTTTTGCAAGTAGCAATAGACGTTCAAAAATTTGGAAGCCATGGGATAACTATTCATCCTAGACCTGATGAGAGACATATTACATATCAGGATGTTCATGATATTCGTTCTGTAATAAAAACGGAATTAAATATTGAAGGGAACCCAACTGATAAATTTATGGAATTAGTATTGAAAATCAAACCTGATCAAGTTACTTTAGTTCCTGATAAATATAATGCACTTACTTCAAGTTCAGGATGGAATACGATTAATCATTATCATTTTTTAACTCGAAAAATAAAAAAATTAAAAAATTTTGGAATTAGAACTTCTATATTTTTAGATCCAAATCCAGAATTAGTTATATATGCGGCGAAAACAGGATCAGATAGAATAGAATTACATACTGGTAATTTTTCTATTGGATATGCTAAAAAAGAATGGAGTTCTATTAATCCTTATATTCAAACTGCAAAAGAAGCTGTTAAAAACGGTATGCTTATCAACGCGGGTCACGATTTGAATTTAGATAATATTTCTTTTTTGATTGAAAAAATACCTTATCTATCAGAAGTGTCCGTAGGACATGCTTTAATTAGTGAATCTTTATATATGGGATTAGAAAATACAATTCAAAGTTATTTGAAGAGAATTCATAGAATTGATATGAATGAAAGTGGAATAAAAAATAAAGTAATAAAAAATGATACTACATTCTAG
- a CDS encoding mechanosensitive ion channel family protein: MYEKILVKIFQFQGIYELFQNLDWRKWGSIILIIVGKLLLFTILLIILEFIFNKGVRFIGRRIINSTHFIWDNILYENKVFDSLAHFFPLSICFLLIEPFFKNYYTIVIYLKKIFDILFVLIVLQFLIRVINSIMRIATSENNHQTIAVRSFSQLLKIVSIIFCVLVIIAILTKNDLITVLTSLGAITAIVILVFRDTILGFVSGVQMASTKMIKVGDWIGIPKYSIEGTVIEINLTSAKIENFDKTITSVPTYDLISTAVTNFEVMRQRNIRRIKRSILFNIQSFHFCNSDKLKKFQHVYLIKNYIQKKQKEIDIFNKEKNVDIRIDINERRLTNIGLFRQYALEYLYQHPKISKSETLMVRHLEPTPYGLPIELYCFTNTSESIKYEQIQANVFDHLLTIAKEFNLEVTQVTKKEFLLR; encoded by the coding sequence TTTATTAATAATTTTAGAATTTATTTTCAATAAAGGAGTCCGTTTCATAGGAAGAAGAATTATAAATTCTACTCATTTTATTTGGGATAACATTTTATATGAAAATAAAGTTTTTGATAGTTTAGCTCATTTTTTTCCTTTATCTATTTGTTTTTTGTTAATAGAACCTTTTTTTAAAAATTATTACACTATTGTCATTTATTTAAAAAAAATATTTGACATATTGTTTGTTTTAATTGTATTGCAATTTTTGATTAGAGTAATTAATTCTATTATGAGAATAGCTACAAGTGAAAATAACCACCAAACAATAGCAGTTCGCTCTTTTTCACAATTACTAAAAATTGTATCGATTATATTTTGTGTATTGGTTATTATTGCTATTCTTACAAAAAATGATTTAATCACTGTTCTTACCAGTTTAGGTGCTATAACTGCTATCGTTATCCTTGTTTTCAGAGATACTATTCTTGGATTTGTTTCTGGAGTTCAAATGGCATCTACTAAAATGATAAAAGTAGGTGATTGGATAGGAATTCCAAAATACAGCATAGAAGGAACAGTGATAGAAATAAATTTAACTTCTGCTAAAATAGAGAATTTTGATAAAACTATAACTAGTGTCCCTACTTATGATTTAATTTCTACTGCAGTTACTAATTTTGAAGTTATGCGTCAAAGAAACATACGTAGAATAAAAAGATCTATTTTATTTAATATACAATCTTTTCATTTTTGTAACTCAGATAAACTAAAAAAGTTTCAACATGTTTATTTAATTAAAAATTATATTCAAAAAAAGCAAAAAGAAATAGATATTTTCAATAAAGAAAAAAATGTTGATATTCGCATAGATATTAATGAAAGGAGATTAACGAATATTGGTTTATTTCGTCAGTATGCTTTGGAATATTTGTATCAACATCCAAAAATATCAAAATCAGAAACTCTTATGGTCAGACACTTAGAGCCTACTCCTTACGGTCTTCCTATTGAATTATATTGTTTTACAAACACATCTGAATCTATTAAATATGAACAAATACAAGCCAATGTTTTTGATCATTTATTAACAATAGCCAAAGAGTTTAATTTGGAAGTAACTCAAGTTACTAAAAAAGAATTTTTGTTAAGATAA